A region of the Pseudomonadota bacterium genome:
CCGGCAAAAAGACGCCACTGCAGAGTTTTAGTCGCAGTTTTGGGCATCCCGATATGAATAACCGGCAAACGACCGGACAACAGCTCCGCCTTCATTGCAAAAAAACCTCACTCTTTTGAGATTTGACCATCTCAGCATAAAGACCCTCACGTGCCAGCAGTTCAGCATGGCTGCCATCCTCCACCAGACGCCCCTCATCGAGTACCAGAATCCGATCCGCCTCCTTGACCGTCGACAACCGATGTGAGATAAAGATGATCGTTCGCTTGGCCGCCAAATCTTTGAGAACCTGGAACATCGACGCTTCGGAAGCCATATCGAGGTTTGAGGTCGGTTCATCCAAAATCAAAAGTGCCTAGCTGCGGGCCAGAGCCCGGGTAATCGCTAACAGCTGCCACTGACCGGCAGAGAGGGTCTCATCGCCAAAAAGGCGACCGAGATGGGTCTTAAAACCTTGCGGCAATTTTTCAACAAAACCCTTAATTCCGGTTTTAGCGGCCAACCGGCAAACCTCTTCCGGAGCATCTTTTAATTTCTGCCAATCGCCAAAAGCAATATTGTCATGCACAGTGGCCTCAAAACGGGTTGGTTTTTGGAAAACCATCGCAATATGGTCGTGCAGCCACCGCAACGAAAGCTTTCTCACATCAGTATCATCTATCCTGATGCTACCCTGTTCAAGCTCATAGAATCTGGCGATCAATTTAACCAAAGTAGTCTTACCCGCGCCGTTCCGACCGACAATCGCAACCGTTTGACCGGACGGAATCGATAACGTAAGCTCCTTAAGAACCGCAACCTGGCTATGGGGATAGGTAAAGCTGACACGCTCAAAATCGATACGCCCTTTGTACTCTGCCGGCACACTCCTCCCTTATCCGAAATTTTCGGTTCAACCGCGAGAAAATCAAGCAGCGGAACGATAGCCAAAGAGGCCTCCGCTCCCAGCGCCATTGCGTTGAAGAGTTGAGTATTGCTCCTCAGAGCCCGGAAAAAGCGGCCAGCGAAAAGGTGACAAGGACCCCGACGGCAACCGTCCCCTGACAAAAATCATAGGTCAACCAGGTTATCGTTGCCAGCAGTACCACCATATAGAAGAGGATGGTGAATCCCAGACGAAGCGATATCTTTTCCAGAATCTCTCTTCTGGCGATGACGATAGAACGGGCCGTCTCTTCGAAACGCTGAATTATCTCACCGGCCAGGTTAAGAAGTTTTATCGCCGGAACATTCTCGGTTCCGGCTAAACGCGAGGTGTAGTAACGCCCCAAACGGCGCCTTTGCGTAGTTTTGATATCAAGTTGATAATTGCTGTACGACACTGAAACTGCGCACCGCCAAAAGCGGAATACCGGCCACAAAAAGGAGTAAAGCCGGCAGCGGTTGACGCCACCGGGATGACCGCTTCAAGAAGAAAGCAACCGACAATTGTGGCAAATAAGCGGCGCGAGGCGCGCCAGGCCAAGCGGAAAGACCAGGCCACCGCCACAATAAAATCGGCGGAAAGTTTATTTTTTTTTTCTTATTCAGACCCATCAACAACAACTGGCTAACAGCGTTATA
Encoded here:
- a CDS encoding ATP-binding cassette domain-containing protein, giving the protein MPAEYKGRIDFERVSFTYPHSQVAVLKELTLSIPSGQTVAIVGRNGAGKTTLVKLIARFYELEQGSIRIDDTDVRKLSLRWLHDHIAMVFQKPTRFEATVHDNIAFGDWQKLKDAPEEVCRLAAKTGIKGFVEKLPQGFKTHLGRLFGDETLSAGQWQLLAITRALARS